CAGCATGGTTTCCAGCTTATGGGCCGGCACAATCTGGAAGTAGTTCGTGTAATCGAAGCGGGTGCTCCCGTTAAGTATTCCCCCATTCTTCTGCACGAGCTGTATAAACTCCATTTTGCCTAGGTTGTCGGACCCCTGAAACATCATGTGCTCAAACAAATGGGCAAACCCGGTTCTATCTTTCGGCTCAATCCGGAAACCGATGTTATAGTATACCGCCACTGTTGCAATCGGAGCCGTACGATCAGGAGATAGCACTACCTTCAAACCATTATCCAGAGTGTAGTACTCAACGGGCACCTGGATGTTAGCGGTGGCTTCTGTGCCCGAAGCAGTTGTAGCAGCAGCAGCCGTCGCCGTGTCTGATGCCGTGGGAGTAGCCTCTTTTCCACAGGAGGCGGCCAGCACCATCGCTATACTTAGTAGCAGCCACGAAAGGGTGTACCTGATCGGTTGTAAGTAAATTGTTTTAGGATTCATGAAGCGCCATTGTTTAAGTTTGAAATGTAATGTGCCTAAGTTCATAGCCTTATACGTCATAGTTCCCACACTTACACATTTATACCACAATTATTATTTAAATAGTATAAATATATTTTTCCTTTTCCGCATAACCTTACCGAGTATACTTGGGAGCATCCTGTACTTCTCTTCCAACTTTAAGTTTAAAGAAGTTCAATTCTGAATTGACTCTCCGCGAAGCAACGTCTGGTGCTGCTCCTGCCGTGGAAAGAACTTCAGCAGGGGGCAATCGTACATTCACCTGCACGTATTGCTATTGTATTTTATACCTGTACCTATGGAAACCAAAAACAGCTCCGGCAGCGCTTTGCAGCCAAGTTTCGTAGAACGGCTCGCCGAAAAGCTCGGCTCGACAGTTAACAGCTCTACAATCTATGGGGAACCAGTAGAGCGGGATGGAGTCACGGTGATTCCTGTTTCCAAAGCAATGTATGGCTTTGGCGGCGGTGCCGGCTTTAAGGCAAACGAAGAAGGCTCCGGAGGCGGCGGTGGTGCGGCCATTATGCCCGTAGGCTACATTGAGATAAAGCATGGAGAAACCCGCTTCCGCACCATCCGGGACCCGCAGGCCATCGTAAAAATAGTGGCTATCGGAAGTGTAGCCACATTGCTCATTGCCAGAAGCATCACAAAAATCTTCCGTAAGTAGAGACCACAGCGCCAGCTTATGGTTGATAGTGCCTTGTTAGCACTTTAAACTTACATCCGGGTTTATTACATCATGCTAGTAGCACATATCCAAAATGCCACTATCCTTTTTCGGTCTTCATTTCGTGGCTGCTTTTAGGCGAAGACACCGGAATGTTTTATTCTTGCATAACCTCTACTTCATTTGTTATGAAACTTAGAAATACACTCCTTCTTGCAGTGCTTGGCTTCTTTTGCTTTGGCTGTAGCTCTCTGAAAAGTGATGCTGCAGAAAACAGCGTATTACCGGCAACGACGCTAAAACCCTATGGCCGAACGATGGTAAACGATGCGCAGCAACTGGAGCTGATCACCTCTGCCGCACATTTCGGCTACACGTTTGAGGGAACTGAAAGCCAGGTATTTGCCTCCGTTCCTGATGGCGGAACACATGGCTACCTGCAGTACGAACTGGACGGAAAATATCAGAAAAGGGTGAAAATCGCCCCCAACGCCACAGCACCTGTTCTGGTAAAAGCACCAACGGCTGGCAAACACACGGTCTGGATCTACAAAGCGACAGAGGCACACACCGGCCCCATCCGAATAGAGAAAGTAGTTGGGGAAAATGTTTCGGTTGTTCAGAAACCGGATGTCCCGCTTATTGAGTTTATCGGCAACAGTATCACCAGTGGCGCTGCCGCTGATCCGTCGGAGGTGCCTTGCAACACGGCCGAGTACCACGACCAGCACAATGCCTACATGGCCTACGGCCCTCGGGTAGCCAGGGCACTAGGAGCGGACTTTGTGCTGAACAGTGTGAGCGGCATTGGCGTTTACCGCAACTGGAACAGCGACGGCCCCACCATGCCCCAGGTGTACGAGAAGCTGGATTTCCAGAAGGATACGCCCCATAGATGGAACTTCGACAAAGTTACCCCACAGCTTGTCAGCATTGCACTGGGTACCAATGATTTCAGTCTGGGCGACGGCATAAAAGAACGCCTGCCATTTGACAGCACACGGTTTGTGAACAACTACATCGAATTTGTGCAGCAGGTAAAAGCCAACTACCCACAGGCTCAGATTGCCCTCCTCAGCAGCCCCATGGTGCATGGCCAAAACGGCGCCACCCTTGAAAACAGCCTGAAAAGAGTGAAAGAAACGATCGACAGGCGCTATCCTTCAGACAAACCCGTGGCTTTATACTTTTTTCAGCCGATGCAGGCAAACGGCTGCACCGGACACCCTAGCGTGGAAGACCATGCCGTTATGGCAAAGGAGCTGGAGCCTTTTTTCAGGAAGCTTCTGGCGCAGTAAGTTCTATTTTTCCAGCGGGTTGTAGAAGTTGCCAGTCAGGGTGAAGAGGTATAGTACGCGCGTGTTGATGTTGAACCAGTACGTATCCCTAAGTTTGCTTAGCTCCGCACCAAACTTGTCGGCCCTGGCCTGGCTGTGGCTTGTGGCTGCCACGGCAAAGCCACCCAGAAAGGCGCTGTTCAGGCCGTTAGTACCACGGGGCGTTCCGTTTAGTTCATAGCCATCCACAATGTTGGCAGGGCCAACTGTTTCAGCCCATCCCGACACTTTATCAGCCCAGGCATCGGCTTTTGCGTTGCCGTTCCACAGGTAATCGAGTGTGAGTCTCCAGGGAGCGCGGGCGGCATCATAGCCAAAGTAGCCTACTCTACCTCCAGGGCCGGGCGTACCAGTGGCTGTTTGCCAGTCAGGTACCAGGCCTGTTGTTGGGTTTGCGCCTGCCTCTAACAAAGTATAGGTATCATCGGCCAGCTGCGACCACACATTGTCTCCTGTTACGGCCGCAAACACACGGAAGAAAGCAGGCGTATGGTACATCAAATCCGTCATGCCACAACCACCCCAGGCACCGTTGGAGTAACCGGGAGCAAGTATGTAAATGTTTCTGCCGCCCACCGCACACTGCACAATCAGGTTAGTGCGCACGAGCTGTATGATCTCTTTGGCGGCATTCAGGTAAGAATCGCCCCAGTGCTTGCTGGCCACAATCAGGGCAAAGGCCACGTCAATATCGCCATCGGTGGCGCTACCGGGGTCAAGAATACCGTCACAGGTTACCGACCAGGCCATCATATTTTTCGCCTCAGGTGTGCGTTTGCTGTTATAGAAGCGCAGAATGCCATCAAAAGTTGCCTTGTCTTCGGCATAGGCGGCCAGCAGCAGGCCAAAGCCAACGCCCTCTACCTTGGTTTCAGTGGCTGGGGCTGCTATTACCCGCAATCCGTCGCCGCAGGTAACTACCTGAGTGCTTTTCCAGCGCTCATACTCGCTCATAGCCAACGCACGCGTCACGGTAGTAGGCAAGAAGCCATGGGCATAACTTGTATTGCCTGTGGTTGGGGTGCTGTTGCTTTGCAGTACCAGTTCTTTGCTTATCGTCTCCCCTTCCTTGTAGGCAACGCTAACTGTTCCTTTCACATTAAACTGCGTTCCTTCCAGCACGGTGAAGTATAAAGTGCCTTCCTTTCCAAGGGTCGGGAACTGCCTTAAGTCAAAGCTGGAAACACCACTGGTGTTGGTAGAGGTAATCTTCAAAGCCTTTGCAGGGTCGCGCCCCTCTGCTTTGGTGGCAGGCTCTGAGAACATGTAGACATTCACGCCGGAAGCGATCGCCCCAGTGGCGTCTTTTACGGTGATATTGATTTGTGTAGCGGCAGGTGCAGCCGTAGGCTCGTCTTCTCCGCAGCTTGTAAGGGTTCCCAGCACCAGCAGTAAACAGCAGGTATAATAGTATAGCGCTTGCTTCATATTTTGTGATTTACATTCAACCTAACCAGGTATGCTACAGCATTTGGTACAGGCCAAACAGTTCTTCTCTTAATAACAGTTCAACTCTCAATATATAGCCAGATTGAAACAAATACTAAACATATAAAAAGTTTTTAGGCCATACTTCCCTTGGCACCTGTTGGTTGTACTTGCGAAAGACGACTGAACAATGTTGCCTGCCTGTGCAGATCCAGCCAAAAGTTCAAATCTCCGTATCTTGCCACATGGCAAAAAATCACCTAAATACTTCACCTAAAAATTTCTCCGGCTTTGTAACCATGCGCGGGGCGCGGGAGCATAACCTCAAAAACATAGACCTTTCCATTCCCCGCGATGCCCTAGTAGTATTTACAGGCGTGTCCGGCTCAGGTAAATCCTCACTGGCTTTTGGTACGCTTTACGCCGAGGCACAGCGGCGTTATCTGGAGTCGGTTTCGCCGTATGCCCGACGGCTATTTCACCAGATGGCGGTGCCTGAGGTAGATGCTATTGAGGGACTGCCTCCGGCTGTGGCCCTGCAGCAGCAGCGCGGCACGCCCACCACGCGCTCCTCAGTGGGCAGTGTCACCACGCTGTCGAACCTGGTCCGCATGCTGTATTCCCGGGCCGGTGATTATCCTCCAGGTCAATCTATCATTTATGCCGAAGCCTTTTCGCCGAACACCGCCGAAGGTGCCTGCCCTACCTGCCATGGCTTGGGCCGGATTTACGAGGTAACGGAGCAGTCGATGGTGCCGGATGATTCGCTGACGATACGCGAACGGGCCATTGCCGCCTGGCCTACTGCCTGGGGAGGGCAAAATCAGCGCGACATTCTGGTTACGCTTGGCTACGATGTGGACCGGCCCTGGCGGGAGCTGCCCCAGAAGGACCGCGACTGGATTCTGTTTACCGACGAGCAACCGGTGGTGCCGGTGTACCCAGGCTATACCCCCGAACAAACGCAGCGCGCCCTTAAACGAAAAGAGGAGCCGAGCTACATGGGCACCTTCAGCAGCGCCCGCCGCCACGTGTTTCATACGTTTGCGAACACCAACAGTCCCCAGATGAAAAAGCGGGTGATGCAGTTCATGCTGAGCACCGACTGCCCTAACTGCCAGGGCAAGCGCCTGCGCCCGGAATCGCTTTCCGTGAAATTTGCGGCCTATGATATTACCGAGTTATCACGGCTGCCACTGAAGAAGATCGCGGCCATACTTACGCCTTTCGCTGAAGGCACGGCTAGTCGTCGTGAGCAGCAGGAAACCGAGCACCCGGAACAAACCATCGTGGCGCAGCGAATTGCAGAAGATCTGGTGGCACGCATTAAAGTTCTGCTCGACCTGGGACTGGGTTACCTGTCGCTGGAGCGCAGCACACCGACCCTATCGCCGGGGGAGCTGCAACGGCTGCGGCTTGCCACGCAACTGTACTCCCACTTGTTTGGCGTAGTGTATGTGCTTGATGAACCATCCGCAGGCCTGCATCCTTCTGACACAGTAGCACTTTTAACTGCCCTGGAAGGCCTGAAGAAGGCAGGCAATTCGCTTTTTGTAGTTGAGCACAACCTGGACGTGATCCGACACGCCGATTGGCTGGTGGATGTCGGTCCGGAAGCCGGCGAAAAAGGCGGCGAGGTGCTATACAGTGGTCCGCCGGAAGGGCTGCAGCAGGTGGAGGCCTCTAAAACGGCAAAGTATCTTTTTGACGGCCATGAAGCTCCTGGCCATACCCCACGCACTCCCACCGGTTGGCTTCAGCTGAGTGGTGTTACCCGAAACAACCTGCACAACTTAGAAGCTGAGTTTCCGCTGGGCGTTTTCACCACCGTTACAGGAGTGTCGGGCTCGGGCAAATCAAGTTTGGTGAGCCAGGTGCTGGTGGAGTTGGTGGCTGATTCCCTGGGCCAGCCCCTACCGACTGAGGAAGAAGAGGGCGAGGCCTTAGAACGTACCGAACCTATCCAGACCGATGGGCACATCACTGCGGGCATGGAAAGTATAAAGCGGCTGGTGCGGGTAGATCAGAAGCCGATCGGGCGTACGCCGCGCTCCAACATGGCCACCTATACTGGCCTGTTCGACCACGTGCGCAAGCTTTTTGCGGCCACGCCCCTGGCAAAGGAACGCAAGTATGACGCAGGCCGCTTTTCGTTTAACGTAGCCAAAGGACGCTGCGAAAACTGCCAGGGCGAAGGTTTTGTGATGGTTGAATTACTCTTTTTGCCAAGTGTGTACGCCCCCTGCCCTGTCTGCCACGGCGCCCGCTACAACGCCAAAACCCTGGAGGTAACTTACCGCGACAAGAACATTGCTGAAGTACTGGCCATGACGGTAGATGCTGCTTGGGAGTTCTTCGCCGAGGAGCCACCGGTGCACCGGGCGCTTATCGTGCTGCGTGAGGTAGGCTTAGGCTACCTGCGTTTGGGGCAACCGGCCACAGAGCTTTCCGGCGGCGAGGCGCAACGCATCAAACTGGCTACCGAACTGCAACGGGCTCAGCGCGGAAACACGCTCTACATCCTCGATGAGCCCACCACCGGCCTTCATCCTGCCGACGTGGAGAAGCTGCTGGTGCAACTGAATAATTTGGTAGAAGCCGGCAACACGGTCATCGTGGTGGAGCACACCATGCGCGTAGTGGCAGGCAGCGATTGGGTGATAGACATCGGACCTGGAGCGGGCGAAGAGGGTGGTAAGGTGGTAGCGGCCGGCGCGCCTGCGCAGGTGGCCCAATCCATGGAGAGCAAGACGGCTCCTTTTCTGCGGCACCTGCTGGGCAGCGAGGCAGTTTAACTTCCCATTGCTGTACCACCTTTGCCAAATTTCTGACTTAGCTAGCAGCTTTGCAAAACGCTTTCACGTACACCCATTGTTTTAGTAACTTGCAGCCTTTATTTCGCTTTTCATGATACAAGAACTGACAAACCCTTTTGGGCGGGTATACCTGACAGTTGAAGATGATAGAAGAAACAAGTGGGTGCGCGTAAACTGGATGGGCTATTTAACAGAAGAAAACGTTAAAAACGGTGCCCTTGCCTACACCAAAGTTCTTTCTGATGCAGGGTATAGTTGCGTGATCAACGACACTCGTCTGATAGTAGGCGGCTGGGACCATTCGCTGGAGTGGGTTTTAAACGATTGGGCTCCACGTGCGGCACGCGCCGGATTAAAGTATTTTGCCATGATCACGACACCAGAAACTTTTGGCGGCTCCACAGCATCTAACTTTTACGCAAAGCTAAAGGC
Above is a window of Pontibacter akesuensis DNA encoding:
- a CDS encoding spore germination protein GerW family protein, which encodes METKNSSGSALQPSFVERLAEKLGSTVNSSTIYGEPVERDGVTVIPVSKAMYGFGGGAGFKANEEGSGGGGGAAIMPVGYIEIKHGETRFRTIRDPQAIVKIVAIGSVATLLIARSITKIFRK
- a CDS encoding SGNH/GDSL hydrolase family protein, whose product is MKLRNTLLLAVLGFFCFGCSSLKSDAAENSVLPATTLKPYGRTMVNDAQQLELITSAAHFGYTFEGTESQVFASVPDGGTHGYLQYELDGKYQKRVKIAPNATAPVLVKAPTAGKHTVWIYKATEAHTGPIRIEKVVGENVSVVQKPDVPLIEFIGNSITSGAAADPSEVPCNTAEYHDQHNAYMAYGPRVARALGADFVLNSVSGIGVYRNWNSDGPTMPQVYEKLDFQKDTPHRWNFDKVTPQLVSIALGTNDFSLGDGIKERLPFDSTRFVNNYIEFVQQVKANYPQAQIALLSSPMVHGQNGATLENSLKRVKETIDRRYPSDKPVALYFFQPMQANGCTGHPSVEDHAVMAKELEPFFRKLLAQ
- a CDS encoding glycosyl hydrolase family 8, whose amino-acid sequence is MKQALYYYTCCLLLVLGTLTSCGEDEPTAAPAATQINITVKDATGAIASGVNVYMFSEPATKAEGRDPAKALKITSTNTSGVSSFDLRQFPTLGKEGTLYFTVLEGTQFNVKGTVSVAYKEGETISKELVLQSNSTPTTGNTSYAHGFLPTTVTRALAMSEYERWKSTQVVTCGDGLRVIAAPATETKVEGVGFGLLLAAYAEDKATFDGILRFYNSKRTPEAKNMMAWSVTCDGILDPGSATDGDIDVAFALIVASKHWGDSYLNAAKEIIQLVRTNLIVQCAVGGRNIYILAPGYSNGAWGGCGMTDLMYHTPAFFRVFAAVTGDNVWSQLADDTYTLLEAGANPTTGLVPDWQTATGTPGPGGRVGYFGYDAARAPWRLTLDYLWNGNAKADAWADKVSGWAETVGPANIVDGYELNGTPRGTNGLNSAFLGGFAVAATSHSQARADKFGAELSKLRDTYWFNINTRVLYLFTLTGNFYNPLEK
- the uvrA gene encoding excinuclease ABC subunit UvrA encodes the protein MAKNHLNTSPKNFSGFVTMRGAREHNLKNIDLSIPRDALVVFTGVSGSGKSSLAFGTLYAEAQRRYLESVSPYARRLFHQMAVPEVDAIEGLPPAVALQQQRGTPTTRSSVGSVTTLSNLVRMLYSRAGDYPPGQSIIYAEAFSPNTAEGACPTCHGLGRIYEVTEQSMVPDDSLTIRERAIAAWPTAWGGQNQRDILVTLGYDVDRPWRELPQKDRDWILFTDEQPVVPVYPGYTPEQTQRALKRKEEPSYMGTFSSARRHVFHTFANTNSPQMKKRVMQFMLSTDCPNCQGKRLRPESLSVKFAAYDITELSRLPLKKIAAILTPFAEGTASRREQQETEHPEQTIVAQRIAEDLVARIKVLLDLGLGYLSLERSTPTLSPGELQRLRLATQLYSHLFGVVYVLDEPSAGLHPSDTVALLTALEGLKKAGNSLFVVEHNLDVIRHADWLVDVGPEAGEKGGEVLYSGPPEGLQQVEASKTAKYLFDGHEAPGHTPRTPTGWLQLSGVTRNNLHNLEAEFPLGVFTTVTGVSGSGKSSLVSQVLVELVADSLGQPLPTEEEEGEALERTEPIQTDGHITAGMESIKRLVRVDQKPIGRTPRSNMATYTGLFDHVRKLFAATPLAKERKYDAGRFSFNVAKGRCENCQGEGFVMVELLFLPSVYAPCPVCHGARYNAKTLEVTYRDKNIAEVLAMTVDAAWEFFAEEPPVHRALIVLREVGLGYLRLGQPATELSGGEAQRIKLATELQRAQRGNTLYILDEPTTGLHPADVEKLLVQLNNLVEAGNTVIVVEHTMRVVAGSDWVIDIGPGAGEEGGKVVAAGAPAQVAQSMESKTAPFLRHLLGSEAV